One genomic window of Scatophagus argus isolate fScaArg1 chromosome 16, fScaArg1.pri, whole genome shotgun sequence includes the following:
- the LOC124072593 gene encoding sterile alpha motif domain-containing protein 9-like: MEDSPSEMEWQNLPSDRWTEFQVSSWLKCIGIKEKYIIKMEEEEVTGPVLTTLQGDYLSTTIGMKSAQIEHLLKKRDELLMPEPNKWKKGSKFSNKSRDDTKEEAHLGQEPNLSSQKPCARAEMEDIPLECSDNSTSTGLTLSFCDYRDFDQEGKNCRYVKHNVLPPETGIENMILPCHEYKSLEIAHKLDSRRLQVKVASEVLRFACACMNMRTNGTIHFGIMDKVKGKHQHGEIIGVPIRSREDFVDALDYIENCFKDSNQQSDARKCIRNPRFIEVIDKEATEKTWVIEYDVVPKASIVKDKLYYVGIPKFSEKNKKIIHEKKVPFHRVGANTPQVSDDDLVLFIQQLRDKDQQREEAESSGNQTVDDSREDLKRKLSILLTSGKTYMDNSLFYIIVTNKFQPEHLDSINFLLHMNLFCVFDFDPDSKTSGLCCKYRKQKAVTLHFLGDYTSESIDSLQLFQRTSWIFCNGRKNFPDGEEPCDERTWIKTRKKKMKKVVSLICNDFLPRSSFVVLFLLMSDVEQPLVETFHEFYAEMNGHDNFAVISELKENYKKWSSLAQVSCHMSSLKDISIVGMSLSHVDATIQSIQISKNLPTRTLPVLKGGVCFLKSVEEAMLDSLEIISVDQCDETKVEIMSKEEIQQIESYFYRGGKIDWINFWLADKHKCGNIIKRDAYNEASTILDKITHVTKAIRPIESVNIYHHPGSGGSTVARQILWCWREKVRCAVVKECKEITTVCEHAVMLREHDEKDKNNCLPVLLLLEDRKADYIDDLRRELGSVIATKKISPSVLCFILLICNRSNDPGRMCRASPTQTVAVKHELTNGEKELFSKKHEQLILEFEPRFILTFVLMTEGFEASYIENFVKNLLDKIDHSCPVTRLIRFVALLNCYVGDSYISVSHCEASLGIVTHDRTRYHAFVGHLNDEARLIFIHLKEGSTHISSIRIIHSLVAKEILKQLSTNLPQSDIAMDLINDKVLINHRFGRDEFLKFIRALFIRRNKKSRGDPEDTAFSPLIELVSTERGGLQKAVDLMKTAHIALGKDAYVAQQLARLLYTNLRFEEALKWAQEAKSILPHDTFVLDTLGQVYKWWFYHLYDTLEEKQPSPERATEIIDTALKGISSFRASEKTPKKVTVSLNSSYQGEVDVGCRLLKFLSGVDVFLNNTGKSELMQYLLTDYIPAEVNKPWQRFHQQLKGLEKSLNHALECISEDLSYFQTDISEEDEELDARDPEQLHNPREWLTRKSAVYARFFCDLSDESEQRAESKSNDVTGSAEKLSTFQRQMRTYRLGGGNFTSIVSLLYDINRERAGIKLETIIGMYPENLTRNCLDQRELANFIMCQIALNCTLPGSTKLMTLEKLQDLSKRFITKGRNMSTASALFLLSLLFWPETSNELSSADADILLSALDALQKLCWQKSQDVSQKKSKIVTHFFLAKAKGLNKIVHRTAIEKQIKGTLSERKLKWLGGEVWKTKEVVQLLKRVEGWTENGNLFVNGGTRDTKIRVIPRYSASLPNGNEIVTFYLGFSFDGVLAFDIQVVE; the protein is encoded by the exons ATGGAAGACAGCCCCTCCGAGATGG AATGGCAAAATCTGCCTAGTGACAGATGGACAGAATTTCAAGTGAGCTCCTGGCTGAAATGCATTGGAATAAAAGAGAAGTACATAATAaaaatggaggaggaagaggtgacAGGACCAGTTCTCACAACTCTACAGGGAGACTATCTCAGCACTACAATTGGAATGAAAAGTGCACAGATTGAACACCTATTGAAGAAAAGAGATGAGCTCTTAATGCCAGAACCAAACAAGTGGAAAAAAGGAAGCAAATTCAGCAACAAAAGTAGAGATGACACAAAAGAAGAGGCACATCTAGGACAGGAACCAAACCTCTCTTCGCAAAAACCTTGTGCCAGGGCAGAAATGGAAGATATTCCTTTGGAGTGCAGTGACAACTCAACTTCTACAGGACTAACTTTATCTTTCTGTGACTATCGGGACTTTGACCAGGAAGGAAAAAACTGCAGATATGTCAAACACAATGTACTCCCTCCAGAGACGGGAATTGAAAACATGATTCTTCCATGCCATGAATATAAGTCCCTGGAGATTGCACACAAACTAGACTCACGAAGGCTACAAGTGAAAGTAGCAAGTGAAGTGCTAAGATTTGCATGCGCATGCATGAATATGCGAACTAATGGGACAATTCATTTTGGGATTATGGATAAAGTAAAAGGCAAACATCAGCATGGTGAAATTATAGGAGTGCCTATCAGGAGTAGAGAAGATTTTGTTGACGCACTAGATTACATTGAAAACTGCTTCAAAGATTCAAATCAACAGTCAGATGCCAGGAAGTGCATAAGAAACCCCCGATTCATTGAGGTCATTGACAAGGAAGCTACTGAGAAAACATGGGTCATTGAATATGATGTTGTCCCAAAAGCAAGCATTGTCAAAGATAAACTGTACTATGTTGGCATCCCAAAATTCTCTgagaagaataagaaaataatcCATGAAAAGAAAGTTCCTTTCCACAGAGTAGGCGCTAATACACCTCAAGTATCCGATGATGACCTTGTTCTGTTCATTCAACAACTGCGTGACAAAGaccaacagagagaagaggcagaATCTTCAGGCAATCAAACAGTCGATGACAGTAGAGAGGATCTAAAGAGGAAACTCTCCATCCTTTTAACATCTGGGAAAACGTATATGGACAACTCTCTCTTTTACATAATAGTGACCAACAAATTTCAGCCTGAGCATCTTGACAGCATAAACTTCTTGCTTCACATGAATCTATTCTGTGTATTTGATTTTGACCCTGATTCAAAGACATCTGGTCTTTGCTGTAAATATAGGAAGCAGAAGGCAGTAACCCTTCACTTTCTTGGTGATTACACCAGTGAATCAATTGATTCCTTGCAACTTTTTCAGAGAACAAGCTGGATTTTCTGCAATGGTAGAAAAAACTTCCCTGATGGAGAGGAACCTTGCGATGAAAGAACCTGGATCAAAacgagaaagaaaaaaatgaaaaaagtggtGTCTCTCATCTGCAATGACTTCCTTCCTAGGAGTTCATTTGTAGTCCTCTTTCTGCTCATGTCAGATGTTGAACAGCCACTTGTGGAGACATTTCATGAGTTTTACGCTGAAATGAATGGACACGATAATTTTGCAGTCATATCAGAGTTGAAGGAAAACTACAAAAAGTGGTCAAGTCTTGCCCAGGTGTCTTGTCACATGTCTTCACTCAAAGACATCAGCATTGTTGGTATGTCCCTGTCTCATGTGGATGCCACAATTCAAAGCATTCAGATCTCAAAGAATCTACCCACAAGGACACTGCCAGTCTTAAAAGGAGGAGTATGCTTCTTAAAGTCAGTTGAAGAGGCTATGTTAGATTCTCTGGAAATCATCAGTGTTGACCAGTGTGATGAAACAAAAGTGGAGATCATGAGTAAGGAGGAAATCCAACAAATTGAGAGCTATTTTTATAGAGGTGGAAAAATAGACTGGATCAATTTCTGGCTTGCTGACAAACACAAGTGTGGAAATATCATAAAGAGGGATGCCTATAACGAAGCAAGCACAATCCTGGACAAGATAACACATGTCACCAAAGCCATACGTCCCATTGAGAGTGTGAACATATACCATCATCCCGGCAGTGGTGGAAGTACAGTGGCACGACAGATCCTCTGGTGTTGGAGAGAAAAGGTACGATGTGCAGTTGTTAAAGAGTGTAAGGAAATCACaactgtgtgtgagcatgcagtGATGCTGAGAGAACATGAcgagaaagacaaaaacaattgTCTGCCAGTGCTCTTGCTCTTGGAGGACCGCAAGGCAGATTACATAGATGATCTTAGACGGGAGCTTGGAAGTGTCATTGCAACCAAAAAAATTAGCCCCTCTGTGTTGTGCTTTATCCTACTCATCTGCAACAGGTCAAATGATCCAGGAAGAATGTGCAGAGCATCACCTACCCAAACAGTAGCAGTCAAACATGAGCTAACAAATGGAGAGAAGGAACTGTTCTCAAAAAAGCATGAGCAACTCATATTGGAGTTTGAACCACGCTTCATCCTGACATTTGTTCTGATGACTGAAGGGTTTGAGGCAAGTTACATTGAAAATTTTGTGAAAAACCTTCTAGATAAGATTGATCACTCATGTCCTGTCACTCGTCTCATCCGATTTGTGGCTCTCTTGAATTGCTACGTTGGAGACTCATACATATCTGTATCGCACTGCGAGGCATCTCTTGGCATAGTTACACATGACAGAACACGGTACCATGCATTTGTGGGTCATCTTAATGACGAAGCTAGGCTTATTTTCATCCACCTTAAAGAAGGTTCAACACACATCTCATCAATACGGATTATTCATTCACTGGTGGCAAAAGAAATTTTGAAACAGCTGTCTACAAATTTGCCTCAGAGTGATATTGCCATGGATCTCATCAATGACAAGGTACTGATCAATCACAGGTTCGGCAGGGATGAGTTCCTGAAGTTCATTAGAGCTCTATTCATCAGACGCAacaaaaagagcagaggagatcCAGAGGACACAGCTTTTTCACCCCTTATTGAGCTTGTCAGCACTGAAAGAGGTGGTCTTCAGAAAGCTGTTGATCTCATGAAAACTGCTCACATAGCTTTGGGAAAAGATGCCTATGTGGCACAGCAGCTTGCAAGGCTGCTCTACACAAATTTGAGATTTGAAGAAGCCCTAAAATGGGCACAGGAAGCAAAATCGATTCTTCCACATGATACATTTGTTCTTGACACCTTGGGACAAGTTTACAAATGGTGGTTTTATCATTTGTATGACACCCTCGAGGAAAAACAGCCATCCCCTGAAAGGGCAACTGAAATCATAGACACTGCACTCAAAGGAATTTCTTCCTTTAGGGCTTCAGAGAAAACACCAAAGAAAGTGACTGTCAGCCTTAATAGTTCTTACCAAGGGGAAGTAGATGTTGGCTGCAGGCTGCTAAAATTCCTGTCAGGAgtagatgtttttttaaacaatactGGAAAATCAGAGTTGATGCAGTACTTGTTAACAGACTACATACCAGCAGAGGTCAACAAACCCTGGCAGAGATTTCATCAGCAGTTGAAAGGATTAGAAAAGAGCTTGAACCATGCACTTGAATGTATTTCTGAAGACCTGAGCTACTTTCAAACTGACATTagtgaagaggatgaagaactTGATGCAAGGGATCCAGAACAACTACACAATCCTAGAGAATGGCTGACAAGGAAGAGTGCTGTTTATGCTAGATTTTTTTGTGATCTCTCAGACGAGAGtgaacaaagagctgaaagcaAGAGTAATGATGTGACTGGTTCAGCTGAAAAGCTTTCTACTTTCCAAAGACAGATGAGAACCTACAGGCTTGGTGGAGGAAATTTTACATCCATCGTCTCTTTACTTTACGACATCAACCGGGAGAGGGCAGGAATAAAACTTGAGACAATAATTGGCATGTACCCAGAAAACCTTACAAGGAATTGCTTGGACCAGAGAGAACTTGCAAATTTCATCATGTGCCAGATAGCTCTTAACTGTACTCTACCGGGGTCCACAAAGCTCATGACCCTTGAAAAGCTTCAAGATCTCAGCAAGAGATTCATTACAAAGGGGAGGAACATGTCAACAGCAAGtgctctcttccttctctcccttctGTTTTGGCCTGAGACTAGCAATGAGCTCAGTTCTGCTGATGCTGACATCCTTTTATCAGCTCTTGATGCACTTCAGAAACTCTGCTGGCAAAAAAGCCAAGATGTTTctcagaagaaaagcaaaatcgTGACTCACTTCTTTCTGGCAAAGGCAAAAGGTCTTAACAAGATTGTCCACAGAACTGCTATTGAAAAGCAGATTAAAGGTACTCTcagtgaaagaaaactgaaatggcTTGGAGGGGAAGTGTGGAAAACCAAGGAAGTTGTGCAGTTACTGAAACGTGTTGAAGGATggacagaaaatggaaatttgttTGTTAACGGTGGAACCAGAGACACCAAGATTAGGGTCATTCCTCGATATTCTGCCTCCTTGCCCAATGGAAATGAAATTGTCACCTTCTACCTGGGCTTTTCATTCGATGGAGTGCTTGCCTTTGACATCCAAGTAGTCGAATAA
- the LOC124072598 gene encoding zona pellucida sperm-binding protein 3-like: MLTAGRSATLALLLSFAFGFADAIRPLKNGPMIDAEGREYKSPSLRTDVENISGPQLNDGSTVRVHCTETSMIIVVKADLYKTGRLVSPAELFLAEADHSQSGRCQAVAAGDAEYVIEAQLQDCGSTLTISEDHVIYSNKLVISPAAGYHGITRTGHAVVPVSCHYKRTHVVSSGAQNPALAISASDHSALDHSALDHSALDHSALDHSASDHSALDHSALDHSAFSLKLMTDDWTRETISSTFYLGDPLHLEASYMGSDSGQRRLFMDNCVATLSPDATSVPRYYFIENHGCLTDAKQGGSNTLFRPRRRTYSLQLQLSAFLFHQDSRNSIFITCQLKATFGMWTSNPVNKACNYIHSRWANVDGFDDVCRCCDGTCDQSSPRTNYKTNLKGLVTEDNVACGTVTLGPLMIFPSDWCRLASDCLDETSELTGLSGSS; this comes from the exons ATGTTGACTGCCGGTCGCTCGGCCACTCTGGCACTATTGCTGTCCTTCGCTTTTGGTTTTGCAGATGCCATTCGACCTTTAAAAAATGGACCCATGATCGATGCTGAAGGAAGGGAATATAAATCTCCCTCATTAAGAACTGATGTGGAAAACATCAGCGGGCCTCAGCTCAATGATGGATCCACTGTCCGTGTTCATTGCACAGAAACGTCCATGATCATTGTGGTGAAGGCTGACCTCTATAAAACTGGACGTCTTGTGTCTCCTGCTGAGCTTTTTTTGGCAGAAGCTGATCACTCACAGAGCGGTCGGTGTcaagctgttgctgctggtgaCGCTGAATATGTCATTGAAGCTCAACTACAAGACTGTGGCTCCACATTAACT ATATCTGAGGATCATGTGATCTACTCAAACAAGCTAGTAATCTCACCAGCTGCCGGGTATCATGGCATCACGAGGACGGGACACGCTGTGgttcctgtttcctgtcactaTAAAAG GACACACGTTGTGAGCAGTGGCGCTCAAAATCCAGCACTGGCCATCTCTGCTTCGGATCACTCCGCTTTGGATCACTCCGCTTTGGATCACTCTGCTTTGGATCACTCTGCTTTGGATCACTCCGCTTCGGATCACTCCGCTTTGGATCACTCTGCTTTGGATCACTCTGCTTTCTCTCTAAAGCTGATGACTG ATGACTGGACAAGAGAGACAATCTCCAGCACCTTCTATCTTGGAGACCCCCTGCACCTTGAGGCATCCTACATGGGCTCTGATTCGGGACAAAGACGACTCTTCATGGACAACTGTGTTGCTACTCTGTCACCTGACGCCACATCGGTTCCCAGATACTACTTTATTGAAAACCATGG GTGTCTCACTGATGCAAAACAGGGAGGATCAAACACTCTGTTCCGACCCAGACGGAGAACGTATTCGCTTCAGCTGCAGCTTAGTGCCTTCCTATTTCACCAGGATTCGAGGAATTCG ATATTTATTACTTGCCAGCTGAAAGCTACCTTTGGAATGTGGACTAGTAACCCCGTCAACAAGGCTTGCAATTACATACATTCAAG ATGGGCAAATGTGGACGGGTTTGATGATGTGTGTCGCTGTTGTGATGGTACCTGTGACCAAAGTTCTCCCAGAACGAACTATAAGACAAATTTGAAAGGTCTGGTCACTGAAG ATAACGTGGCTTGTGGCACTGTAACTCTTGGTCCATTGATGATTTTCCCAAGCGA CTGGTGTCGGTTGGCGTCTGACTGCCTCGATGAAACATCTGAACTAACGGGTCTGAGTGGCTCCAGCTAA